The region GACAGGAAAGGAGAAGTATATAAAATTACACTTAAGTCGGTACATGCCACATTGGATAAAATGGAATATACTCATACTAATAAATGCTAGCAATAAAAGTGATCATGACTATTCATATTAAGATTATCTTTAAATAAATTTAGCCTGAATTCTCTAGCAAATGAATATGTCACTTCCAGCAGGACTCTTCTAAAAGTGAAAAACTACTTTGTGAACATCAAACCTGGTCGTTATTGGGGATTTAATATTACTAGCAAGATCGACAAAGATAACCATACTGAATGGAAGGAATACAACCAGCTTTAAGCTTCAGAATGTACCAATTGAGCAACCTCTTTGACATTTCAATTGGTTCAAGCAAGTTTTTCATGCAACTGTCTTCAATTTCAAAATACTGTGTATCTCATCTTGAGAAACATTTGCACTGCAGCGATGCACTAATACCACCATTATGAAATCCTTGAGTACGTCTAGTGGCCCGCAACAAAATTTTAGTTCAATTAATCTACATAATATTTGCTGATCCACCTCAGATATATTACTTCTACAAATCTTTCCATTGTTTCGTTCTATGCACGACCCAAAGTAAACAGGTAAAACGAAACAATAATAATCCAAGAATATCAAATAACTTGGTTTCTTTTTACCTGCAGTATAGACACCTTCAAATGGATAATAGCTATACCAGGGGTTGGATTTAATAACTTTCTTGAAATGCAATAGTTCAAACTGGACCATGAAGATGCCTCTAAGTGTCCCCAGTAAAACCACATTATTGACCTCAGCAAACCCGAGTATCCTTGGGCGCTCTATCTGCTTCTCTGAATTCAGGGAAAGTAGCTTATCCAATTCAACAGTTCTTCCGAGTAACCATGAAGCAACACCCTTGCAACTGGTCCTCCTCTTCCATAATTGCGCACGGAAGCCTCTCAGAAAGACGAAACGAAGGCCACCACCCTCTGCCGGCATAACCCAAATATTGCCATCTCTCATGTCTCCAGTGTTTCCCATTGGCATGGGTATCAAAGCTAGTCTCCGCTTATCCAAATCAAATTCAAGGATTCCTTGTGAATTCCCATAAAGCAACCAATAAAACGAACCCCCAACCATCACAGCAGGCATTCCCGGGTAAACCACGGTGGGAACACCAGAATTCTCGGACGGAAGCGGCGTTGAGATGAGCTTGTCCCAAACTCCAGTTGCTGACGAGTAAACAGAGGCTACTGCTTGTGTACTTTGCACGTCGCTGTTGCCTACCAAGACCACCTGGAAATGGTGTAAATCTCCCGGAGCACGACGCACCGCCGCGTTGATCCAGGTTTGCTTGGCGAACCCCCGGGGAATGTCCAGGCGGTGCTAGTCACCGGTGACGGGGTCCCACACCAGGAGCTGCTTCTGTGAGTCGTGCAAGATGAGTACGAGGCCATGGCGGcatccgaggatccggaagcggCCGCTGGCGGCGATTGGGACGGGGAAGCTGGATTGCGGGACGCGATTGGGGCGCTCCAGGATAGGCTGGAAGCGAACCTGGCAAAAATCATCGACGAGGCAGACAAGGAGGGGAGGGTTTCGGCGGTGGTGCGCGCGGAAGCGGCGGGAGAAGCCAGGGTCGGAGGCGAGGCTGCGCCACAATTTGCAGACGGCGGagacgcgggggggggggggggggggcgaggggGGGCCACTCATCTTCTCGCGTGCCTCACCGATGCGGGTTGGAAAGGTGAAGTGAGGTGCAGCAGGCTCTCAAGTGGGCTGTAGACTGAAGCCCACGAAGATATGTAAAGCGGATTTGATTTGGTGCACCTCTTCACGGTTTTTGAAATGTGCGACTTTTCAGATAAAAACCTCAAAACCCGTGTTCTTAAAAACATGACACTTTCATGATCCAGAACTTGGGTTTATTTTGTTTGAGAACATAGCCCTTTTTCTAGAGGGGAACGTCTGTGGCCGGTGCGGCAGCTGAAGATTGGGTCGGTCGCACGCGGGACATACATGGAAGAGATCTAACGCTACTTGTTCCTTTCACGACTACGTGTTCTGTGAGACCTGCGcaccgccccctccccccttcttATCCATCCACGCACTCATCTATCCTTTCCCTCCTCTGTTTCTCCCCCTCCTCAATCTCGCCTCCTTCTCTCTGTCTCTCTTCCCCTGCAGCAGCCATGGCTTTGCCTGCTCCACCGCCTGTGAGTTCGCTGCCATGTAACAGCTCCGAGCCCGCTGTTGAGAACACCTAGAGCCACCACAAAAAACACGAGCTCGCTGTTGGG is a window of Triticum urartu cultivar G1812 unplaced genomic scaffold, Tu2.1 TuUngrouped_contig_7687, whole genome shotgun sequence DNA encoding:
- the LOC125531631 gene encoding uncharacterized protein LOC125531631, coding for MPAVMVGGSFYWLLYGNSQGILEFDLDKRRLALIPMPMGNTGDMRDGNIWVMPAEGGGLRFVFLRGFRAQLWKRRTSCKGVASWLLGRTVELDKLLSLNSEKQIERPRILGFAEVNNVVLLGTLRGIFMVQFELLHFKKVIKSNPWYSYYPFEGVYTADGGIGGGPYGARVLHNM